A part of Antennarius striatus isolate MH-2024 chromosome 21, ASM4005453v1, whole genome shotgun sequence genomic DNA contains:
- the nog2 gene encoding noggin-2 translates to MGLSQALLFYVLLCVHLGVSQHYLRLRPSPSDHLPVPDLKENPDPEYDPREQDLAERTLRKKLGSNFDPNFMSISSPMLVNLSASDNQVKLQGPMPNEIKKLDLTETPYGKRVKVGKKARRKFLQWLWTYTHCPVVYTWKDLGVRFWPRYIKEGNCFSERSCSFPEGMSCKPVKSINKIFLRWYCQGFLRQKYCTWIQVQYPIISECKCSC, encoded by the coding sequence ATGGGCCTCTCTCAAGCGCTGCTCTTTTACGTGCTGCTGTGCGTTCACCTTGGAGTTTCCCAGCATTACCTTCGCCTCCGTCCATCACCCAGTGATCACCTCCCGGTGCCCGACCTCAAGGAGAATCCCGACCCGGAGTACGACCCCCGGGAGCAGGACTTGGCCGAGAGGACTCTGAGGAAAAAGCTCGGCAGCAACTTTGATCCTAACTTCATGTCTATCAGTTCACCCATGCTGGTGAACCTCTCCGCGTCAGACAACCAGGTGAAGCTGCAGGGCCCCATGCCTAACGAGATTAAAAAACTGGACCTGACAGAGACCCCCTATGGGAAGAGAGTAAAGGTGGGCAAGAAGGCCCGTAGGAAATTTCTGCAGTGGCTGTGGACCTATACGCACTGCCCGGTGGTGTACACCTGGAAGGATTTGGGTGTGAGGTTCTGGCCACGTTACATCAAGGAGGGAAACTGTTTCTCTGAGCGCTCCTGCTCTTTCCCCGAGGGGATGTCTTGCAAACCCGTCAAGTCAATCAACAAGATTTTCCTGCGGTGGTATTGTCAAGGGTTTCTAAGACAGAAATACTGTACGTGGATACAGGTGCAATACCCAATCATCTCAGAGTGCAAGTGTTCGTGCTGA